From Carettochelys insculpta isolate YL-2023 chromosome 22, ASM3395843v1, whole genome shotgun sequence, one genomic window encodes:
- the LOC142024821 gene encoding uncharacterized protein LOC142024821 isoform X2, with translation MFLKCRHRASPSGSGVAPALQRHSEDMAVAAVTLEEVSVCFSEEEWALLAPGQRALYREVMQENYQTVRWLGEVMLLKNDEDDLQWEEPEQVASCGMFLGSSEGRVSQSPGHRETCESQRSPDRQQGNQAGEGQDNSSHGSRGVKREQKRRQQKIRGRAAPYTCTDCGKVFRWRQAFSLHQRTHAGEKPFRRSDCGESFCQPAALTAHQRNHAGQKPLTCAKCGLCFSQRSDLIKHQRQHGRGRPFRRSSSQNGNLRKQQRAQGREKPFDCSDCGKSFSWPSNLNSHRTIHTGERPFSCSDCGKRFSQSSDLVRHRRTHTGEKPYNCPECRKSFSQHANLIKHQRTHTGEKPYNCAECGKSFCQRANLVQHQRTHTGEKPFCCSVCGKRFSQRSSLISHQRTHTGEKLFNCSSCGKSFSQRSNLIDHQRIHTGEKPFRCLECGKSFCWRSNLNSHRAIHTGERPFCCSDCGKRFSYSSYLVRHRRTHTGGKLAAARSVGAAAGRTHAALNSKEATDGRNPGS, from the exons ATGTTTCTAAAATGCCG gcaCAGAGCATCCCCATCCGGCTCCGGAGTAGCCCCGGCCCTGCAGAGACACAGCGAGGACATGGCGGTGGCGGCggtgaccttggaggaggtgtctgtgtgtttctcggAGGAGGAATGGGCgctgctggccccggggcagagagccctctacagggaggtgatgcaggagaattaccagaccgtgcgctggctgg gtgaggtgatgctgctcaagaACGACGAGGACGATCTTCAATgggaagaaccagagcaagtggcctcctgtgggatgttcctgggaagctctgaaggtcgtGTTTCTCAGAGTCCTGGgcacagagagacctgtgagagtcagcgtagcccagacaggcagcagggaaaccaggcaggggaggggcaggataactccagccatggaagcagaggGGTGAAAAGAGAGCAAAAGAGACGCCAGCAGAAAATCCGCGGTCGAGCAGCACCCTACACTTGCACAGACTGTGGGAAAGTCTTTCGGTGGAGACAGGCCTTCAGCTTACACCAGAGAACTCAcgcaggagagaaacccttccgcCGCTCTGACTGCGGGGAAAGCTTCTGTCAGCCTGCAGCTCTCACTGCCCATCAGAGAAACCACGCAGGACAGAAGCCCCTCACGTGCGCCAAGTGCGGGCTGTGCTTCAGCCAGCGCTCGGACCTTATTAAACATCAGAGACAACATGGCAGAGGGAGGCCCTTCCGGAGGAGCTCCAGTCAGAATGGAAACCTGAGAAAGCAGCAGAGAGCCCAAGGCAGGGAGAAACCCTTtgactgctctgactgtgggaaaagcttctcttGGCCCTCAAACCTCAACAGCCATCGGacaatccacacaggagagagacccttcagCTGCTCGGACTGCGGGAAGAGGTTCAGTCAGAGCTCAGACCTGGTTAGGCATCGGAggacccacacaggagagaagccctacAACTGCCCTGAGTGCAGGAAAAGCTTCAGCCAGCATGCAAACCTCATTAAacaccagagaacccacacaggggaGAAGCCCTACAACTGCGCAGAGTGCGGGAAGAGCTTCTGCCAGCGGGCAAACCTCGTCCAACACCAGAGAACCCACACCGGGGAGAAACCCTTCTGCTGCTCCGTCTGTGGGAAACGCTTCAGTCAGCGCTCCAGTCTCATCAGTCACCAGAggacccacacaggagagaaactctTCAATTGCTCCAGCTGCGGGAAGAGCTTCAGTCAGCGCTCGAACCTCATAGATCACCAGAGAATCCACACTGGGGAGAAGCCCTTCCgctgcctggagtgtgggaaaagcttctgttGGCGCTCAAACCTCAACAGCCACCGTgcaatccacacaggagagagacccttctGCTGCTCGGACTGCGGGAAGAGGTTCAGTTACAGCTCCTACCTCGTCAGGCAcaggagaacccacacaggagggAAACTAGCCGCTGCTCGGAGCGTGGGGGCGGCGGCGGGCAGAACGCACGCCGCACTGAATAGCAAGGAAGCCACAGACGGGAGAAACCCTGGCAGCTGA
- the LOC142024821 gene encoding uncharacterized protein LOC142024821 isoform X1, with protein sequence MFLKCRHRASPSGSGVAPALQRHSEDMAVAAVTLEEVSVCFSEEEWALLAPGQRALYREVMQENYQTVRWLAGEVMLLKNDEDDLQWEEPEQVASCGMFLGSSEGRVSQSPGHRETCESQRSPDRQQGNQAGEGQDNSSHGSRGVKREQKRRQQKIRGRAAPYTCTDCGKVFRWRQAFSLHQRTHAGEKPFRRSDCGESFCQPAALTAHQRNHAGQKPLTCAKCGLCFSQRSDLIKHQRQHGRGRPFRRSSSQNGNLRKQQRAQGREKPFDCSDCGKSFSWPSNLNSHRTIHTGERPFSCSDCGKRFSQSSDLVRHRRTHTGEKPYNCPECRKSFSQHANLIKHQRTHTGEKPYNCAECGKSFCQRANLVQHQRTHTGEKPFCCSVCGKRFSQRSSLISHQRTHTGEKLFNCSSCGKSFSQRSNLIDHQRIHTGEKPFRCLECGKSFCWRSNLNSHRAIHTGERPFCCSDCGKRFSYSSYLVRHRRTHTGGKLAAARSVGAAAGRTHAALNSKEATDGRNPGS encoded by the exons ATGTTTCTAAAATGCCG gcaCAGAGCATCCCCATCCGGCTCCGGAGTAGCCCCGGCCCTGCAGAGACACAGCGAGGACATGGCGGTGGCGGCggtgaccttggaggaggtgtctgtgtgtttctcggAGGAGGAATGGGCgctgctggccccggggcagagagccctctacagggaggtgatgcaggagaattaccagaccgtgcgctggctgg caggtgaggtgatgctgctcaagaACGACGAGGACGATCTTCAATgggaagaaccagagcaagtggcctcctgtgggatgttcctgggaagctctgaaggtcgtGTTTCTCAGAGTCCTGGgcacagagagacctgtgagagtcagcgtagcccagacaggcagcagggaaaccaggcaggggaggggcaggataactccagccatggaagcagaggGGTGAAAAGAGAGCAAAAGAGACGCCAGCAGAAAATCCGCGGTCGAGCAGCACCCTACACTTGCACAGACTGTGGGAAAGTCTTTCGGTGGAGACAGGCCTTCAGCTTACACCAGAGAACTCAcgcaggagagaaacccttccgcCGCTCTGACTGCGGGGAAAGCTTCTGTCAGCCTGCAGCTCTCACTGCCCATCAGAGAAACCACGCAGGACAGAAGCCCCTCACGTGCGCCAAGTGCGGGCTGTGCTTCAGCCAGCGCTCGGACCTTATTAAACATCAGAGACAACATGGCAGAGGGAGGCCCTTCCGGAGGAGCTCCAGTCAGAATGGAAACCTGAGAAAGCAGCAGAGAGCCCAAGGCAGGGAGAAACCCTTtgactgctctgactgtgggaaaagcttctcttGGCCCTCAAACCTCAACAGCCATCGGacaatccacacaggagagagacccttcagCTGCTCGGACTGCGGGAAGAGGTTCAGTCAGAGCTCAGACCTGGTTAGGCATCGGAggacccacacaggagagaagccctacAACTGCCCTGAGTGCAGGAAAAGCTTCAGCCAGCATGCAAACCTCATTAAacaccagagaacccacacaggggaGAAGCCCTACAACTGCGCAGAGTGCGGGAAGAGCTTCTGCCAGCGGGCAAACCTCGTCCAACACCAGAGAACCCACACCGGGGAGAAACCCTTCTGCTGCTCCGTCTGTGGGAAACGCTTCAGTCAGCGCTCCAGTCTCATCAGTCACCAGAggacccacacaggagagaaactctTCAATTGCTCCAGCTGCGGGAAGAGCTTCAGTCAGCGCTCGAACCTCATAGATCACCAGAGAATCCACACTGGGGAGAAGCCCTTCCgctgcctggagtgtgggaaaagcttctgttGGCGCTCAAACCTCAACAGCCACCGTgcaatccacacaggagagagacccttctGCTGCTCGGACTGCGGGAAGAGGTTCAGTTACAGCTCCTACCTCGTCAGGCAcaggagaacccacacaggagggAAACTAGCCGCTGCTCGGAGCGTGGGGGCGGCGGCGGGCAGAACGCACGCCGCACTGAATAGCAAGGAAGCCACAGACGGGAGAAACCCTGGCAGCTGA
- the LOC142024821 gene encoding uncharacterized protein LOC142024821 isoform X3 encodes MAVAAVTLEEVSVCFSEEEWALLAPGQRALYREVMQENYQTVRWLAGEVMLLKNDEDDLQWEEPEQVASCGMFLGSSEGRVSQSPGHRETCESQRSPDRQQGNQAGEGQDNSSHGSRGVKREQKRRQQKIRGRAAPYTCTDCGKVFRWRQAFSLHQRTHAGEKPFRRSDCGESFCQPAALTAHQRNHAGQKPLTCAKCGLCFSQRSDLIKHQRQHGRGRPFRRSSSQNGNLRKQQRAQGREKPFDCSDCGKSFSWPSNLNSHRTIHTGERPFSCSDCGKRFSQSSDLVRHRRTHTGEKPYNCPECRKSFSQHANLIKHQRTHTGEKPYNCAECGKSFCQRANLVQHQRTHTGEKPFCCSVCGKRFSQRSSLISHQRTHTGEKLFNCSSCGKSFSQRSNLIDHQRIHTGEKPFRCLECGKSFCWRSNLNSHRAIHTGERPFCCSDCGKRFSYSSYLVRHRRTHTGGKLAAARSVGAAAGRTHAALNSKEATDGRNPGS; translated from the exons ATGGCGGTGGCGGCggtgaccttggaggaggtgtctgtgtgtttctcggAGGAGGAATGGGCgctgctggccccggggcagagagccctctacagggaggtgatgcaggagaattaccagaccgtgcgctggctgg caggtgaggtgatgctgctcaagaACGACGAGGACGATCTTCAATgggaagaaccagagcaagtggcctcctgtgggatgttcctgggaagctctgaaggtcgtGTTTCTCAGAGTCCTGGgcacagagagacctgtgagagtcagcgtagcccagacaggcagcagggaaaccaggcaggggaggggcaggataactccagccatggaagcagaggGGTGAAAAGAGAGCAAAAGAGACGCCAGCAGAAAATCCGCGGTCGAGCAGCACCCTACACTTGCACAGACTGTGGGAAAGTCTTTCGGTGGAGACAGGCCTTCAGCTTACACCAGAGAACTCAcgcaggagagaaacccttccgcCGCTCTGACTGCGGGGAAAGCTTCTGTCAGCCTGCAGCTCTCACTGCCCATCAGAGAAACCACGCAGGACAGAAGCCCCTCACGTGCGCCAAGTGCGGGCTGTGCTTCAGCCAGCGCTCGGACCTTATTAAACATCAGAGACAACATGGCAGAGGGAGGCCCTTCCGGAGGAGCTCCAGTCAGAATGGAAACCTGAGAAAGCAGCAGAGAGCCCAAGGCAGGGAGAAACCCTTtgactgctctgactgtgggaaaagcttctcttGGCCCTCAAACCTCAACAGCCATCGGacaatccacacaggagagagacccttcagCTGCTCGGACTGCGGGAAGAGGTTCAGTCAGAGCTCAGACCTGGTTAGGCATCGGAggacccacacaggagagaagccctacAACTGCCCTGAGTGCAGGAAAAGCTTCAGCCAGCATGCAAACCTCATTAAacaccagagaacccacacaggggaGAAGCCCTACAACTGCGCAGAGTGCGGGAAGAGCTTCTGCCAGCGGGCAAACCTCGTCCAACACCAGAGAACCCACACCGGGGAGAAACCCTTCTGCTGCTCCGTCTGTGGGAAACGCTTCAGTCAGCGCTCCAGTCTCATCAGTCACCAGAggacccacacaggagagaaactctTCAATTGCTCCAGCTGCGGGAAGAGCTTCAGTCAGCGCTCGAACCTCATAGATCACCAGAGAATCCACACTGGGGAGAAGCCCTTCCgctgcctggagtgtgggaaaagcttctgttGGCGCTCAAACCTCAACAGCCACCGTgcaatccacacaggagagagacccttctGCTGCTCGGACTGCGGGAAGAGGTTCAGTTACAGCTCCTACCTCGTCAGGCAcaggagaacccacacaggagggAAACTAGCCGCTGCTCGGAGCGTGGGGGCGGCGGCGGGCAGAACGCACGCCGCACTGAATAGCAAGGAAGCCACAGACGGGAGAAACCCTGGCAGCTGA
- the LOC142024930 gene encoding uncharacterized protein LOC142024930 isoform X1 produces the protein MTSRCCRPARSRRQVLGEPGRGETPRSGPGPGEPERHRGARRRVQRWAPLLPAGRGARRLPPPASLISAPPPPLPGSCVSGSPARLVRVHAARSGLLQPQLGWCGVKLKTIHVPKGRELSGRRAPMSGSRAALALQRQSEDMAVAAEPVTLKEVSVCFSQEEWGLLAPGQRALYREVMQENYQTVRWLGEESCPRACQRLRGLRSSCVGFGSGSLPAPVPIVSPRNHWLPCERLSPPRPLPGEAGSGTWQWCCSSHSPGLHPGL, from the exons ATGACGTCACGCTGCTGCCGCCCCGCTCGGAGCCGCCGCCAGGTgctgggggagccgggccggggggaGACGCCCCGCTCCGGGCCGGGGCCGGGTGAGCCTGAGCGGCACCGCGGCGCCCGCCGGCGTGTGCAGCGCTGGGCCCCGCTGCTCCCTGCAGGCCGCGGCGCCCGgcgcctcccgcccccagccagcctcatatccgcgccgccgccgccgctccccgGTTCCTGCGTGTCGGGTTCTCCCGCCCGCCTTGTGCGGGTGCACGCGGCGCGCTCCGGGCTGCTGCAGCCGCAGCTCGG GTGGTGCGGCGTGAAACTGAAAACGATCCATGTGCCCAAAGGCCGAGAGCTGAGTGG gcGCAGAGCCCCCATGTCCggctccagagcagccctggccctgcagagacagagcgagGACATGGCGGTGGCGGCAGAGCCGGTGACCTTGAaggaggtgtctgtgtgtttctcccaggaggaatggggactgctggccccggggcagagagccctctacagggaggtgatgcaggagaattaccagaccgtgcgctggctgggtgaggagtcctgtccccggGCGTGTCAGAGGCTGCGTGGGCTCcgcagcagctgtgtgggctttGGTTcggggtccctccctgcccctgtccccattgtcagccccaggaatcactggctcccctgtgagagactgtcccctccacggcccctcccaggggaagcaggttcggggacatggcagtggtgctgctcttcccacagcccaggtctccatCCTGGCCTATAA
- the LOC142024930 gene encoding uncharacterized protein LOC142024930 isoform X2 codes for MTSRCCRPARSRRQVLGEPGRGETPRSGPGPGEPERHRGARRRVQRWAPLLPAGRGARRLPPPASLISAPPPPLPGSCVSGSPARLVRVHAARSGLLQPQLGWCGVKLKTIHVPKGRELSGRRAPMSGSRAALALQRQSEDMAVAAEPVTLKEVSVCFSQEEWGLLAPGQRALYREVMQENYQTVRWLGSLLSPVDSFLAPVQFFLTATCSFVEVEGWLPDTEQDGCE; via the exons ATGACGTCACGCTGCTGCCGCCCCGCTCGGAGCCGCCGCCAGGTgctgggggagccgggccggggggaGACGCCCCGCTCCGGGCCGGGGCCGGGTGAGCCTGAGCGGCACCGCGGCGCCCGCCGGCGTGTGCAGCGCTGGGCCCCGCTGCTCCCTGCAGGCCGCGGCGCCCGgcgcctcccgcccccagccagcctcatatccgcgccgccgccgccgctccccgGTTCCTGCGTGTCGGGTTCTCCCGCCCGCCTTGTGCGGGTGCACGCGGCGCGCTCCGGGCTGCTGCAGCCGCAGCTCGG GTGGTGCGGCGTGAAACTGAAAACGATCCATGTGCCCAAAGGCCGAGAGCTGAGTGG gcGCAGAGCCCCCATGTCCggctccagagcagccctggccctgcagagacagagcgagGACATGGCGGTGGCGGCAGAGCCGGTGACCTTGAaggaggtgtctgtgtgtttctcccaggaggaatggggactgctggccccggggcagagagccctctacagggaggtgatgcaggagaattaccagaccgtgcgctggctgg GTTCCCTCTTAAGTCCTGTGGACAGTTTTCTTGCTCCCGTCCAGTTCTTCCTAACGGCCACGTGTAGCTTTGTCGAGGTTGAGGGTTGGTTGCCAGACACAGAACAAGACGGTTGTGAGTAA